From a single Apium graveolens cultivar Ventura chromosome 2, ASM990537v1, whole genome shotgun sequence genomic region:
- the LOC141708793 gene encoding transcription factor IBH1-like 1 gives MRSPNQVKLEFLKKWARGLQIYRNRKKNMDLLERKNAIKLSADVAMASTKLNSSQWSRALISEASSSDNTITNIVVQQIIGNHKADHVKNYSKNLQDSSATMCIVNSKNTIRSKKILRRSRKSAHPRRAMAATIAKRIVKRRTQMLKSLVPGGKSMDDLSIIKEALDYVLSLQVQVNVMRRLVEISEGA, from the coding sequence ATGAGAAGTCCAAACCAAGTGAAGCTCGAGTTTCTGAAAAAATGGGCGAGAGGGCTCCAAATATATCGAAACCGAAAGAAGAACATGGACTTGCTTGAAAGAAAGAATGCAATCAAGCTCTCTGCAGACGTCGCAATGGCTTCCACAAAACTCAACTCATCGCAATGGAGCCGTGCCCTAATTTCCGAAGCATCATCGTCCGACAATACAATTACCAATATAGTCGTGCAACAAATCATAGGCAATCACAAGGCCGATCATGTCAAAAACTACTCCAAAAACTTACAAGATAGTTCTGCGACAATGTGCATTGTCAACAGCAAGAACACTATTCGAAGTAAGAAAATATTGCGAAGATCTCGAAAAAGTGCGCATCCTCGGAGAGCTATGGCTGCAACAATTGCGAAGAGAATTGTGAAGAGAAGAACGCAAATGCTGAAAAGTTTGGTGCCCGGAGGGAAATCAATGGATGATCTTTCGATTATAAAAGAAGCCCTTGATTATGTACTTTCGCTACAGGTTCAAGTAAACGTAATGCGACGCCTTGTGGAGATAAGCGAGGGAGCTTAA